In a genomic window of Tachysurus vachellii isolate PV-2020 chromosome 13, HZAU_Pvac_v1, whole genome shotgun sequence:
- the mfge8b gene encoding milk fat globule EGF and factor V/VIII domain containing b — MKTYPLSLPLCAACFLFVSFSAVRGDSCKVNVCHNGGTCVTTAEKDSFICICSDGFKGDTCNETEPGPCHPNPCKNDGICELQRGDVFGGYTCKCIKGFEGTHCENNVNDCEAQPCQNGGSCQDLNGDFYCKCPSPYVGKHCHLRCISLLGLEGGGIAQSQIAASSVYYGILGLQRWGPELARLNNKGLANAWTSATYDRNPWIEINMQRLMRFTGIITQGASRVGTYEYIKQFKVAYSLDRKMFTMYRGNGQKEDVIFVGNMDNDSTKTNLFDPPIIAQYIRVLPVVCRKACTLRMELVGCELSGCSEPLGFKSRLIGDAQLSSSSSFRTWGIEAFTWHPHYARLDKQGKTNAWTAASNSRSEWLQVDLLSPKRITAIITQGAKDFGSVHFVSAYKVAYSNDGKTWTVVQDDKKNTDKIFPGNSDNNVHKKNVFDPPFYARFVRVIPWEWHERITLRMELLGCED; from the exons ATGAAAACTTACCCACTTTCTCTACCACTTTGTGCCGCctgctttctttttgtttctttctctgcgGTGAGAG GTGATTCCTGTAAGGTGAACGTGTGTCACAATGGCGGGACGTGTGTGACTACAGCAGAGAAAGATTCCTTTATCTGTATCTGCTCAGATGGTTTTAAAGGAGACACCTGCAATGAGACCGAGCCTG GGCCTTGTCATCCCAACCCCTGCAAAAATGATGGGATCTGTGAGCTGCAAAGAGGAGATGTCTTCGGCGGATATACATGCAAGTGTATAAAAGGCTTTGAAGGCACCCACTGCGAAAACA ATGTGAATGACTGCGAGGCTCAGCCATGCCAAAATGGGGGTTCATGTCAAGATCTTAATGGAGATTTCTACTGCAAATGCCCATCCCCTTACGTTGGAAAGCACTGCCACCTGC gCTGTATCTCTCTGTTGGGGTTGGAGGGTGGCGGCATTGCTCAGTCTCAGATCGCTGCCTCCTCTGTGTATTACGGCATTTTGGGATTACAGCGCTGGGGCCCTGAGCTGGCCCGTCTCAACAACAAAGGACTGGCGAATGCATGGACCTCTGCGACGTATGACAGGAACCCTTGGATTGAG atcAACATGCAGCGCTTGATGCGCTTCACTGGCATCATCACTCAGGGTGCTAGTCGTGTTGGCACCTATGAGTACATCAAACAGTTTAAGGTAGCTTACAGTTTAGATAGGAAGATGTTCACCATGTACAGAGGCAACGGTCAGAAGGAGGATGTG ATTTTTGTGGGAAACATGGACAACGACAGCACAAAAACCAATCTGTTTGATCCACCAATAATTGCTCAGTACATCCGCGTTCTGCCCGTTGTGTGCCGTAAAGCCTGCACGCTGAGAATGGAGCTAGTTGGCTGCGAACTAAGTG GTTGCTCAGAGCCACTGGGTTTCAAGTCACGGCTGATTGGAGATGCGCAGCTCTCAAGCTCCAGTTCCTTCCGCACATGGGGCATTGAGGCCTTCACCTGGCATCCGCACTATGCCCGCCTGGACAAGCAGGGCAAGACCAACGCCTGGACTGCAGCCAGCAACAGCAGATCTGAGTGGCTACAG GTGGACTTGCTATCCCCTAAAAGGATCACAGCAATCATCACTCAGGGAGCTAAAGACTTTGGAAGCGTGCATTTTGTTTCAGCCTACAAAGTGGCTTACAGTAACGACGGCAAGACCTGGACTGTGGTACAAGAcgacaaaaaaaacactgacaag ATCTTCCCTGGCAACAGTGATAACAATGTGCACAAAAAGAACGTGTTCGACCCGCCTTTCTATGCACGATTTGTCCGCGTGATCCCGTGGGAGTGGCATGAGCGCATCACGCTGCGAATGGAGCTGCTGGGCTGTGAGGATTAA
- the abhd2b gene encoding monoacylglycerol lipase ABHD2, with translation MDVHVERNVQTLRPEMPAVFDGMKLAAVATVLYIIVRCLNLTSPSAAPKITCRNTPLNQYLLKSCSILTKEYVPPLLWGKSGHFQTVLYGRMGRLSSPQPCGMRLFLPMHDGATATFDLFERIGDHVTGDDITMVICPGIGNHSETHYIRTFVDYSQKQGYRCAVLNHLGALPNIELTSPRMFTYGCTWEFSAMVSYIKRTLPQTWLIVVGFSLGGNLVCKFLGENQANQDRVLCCVSVCQGYCAQRAHETFLQWGQCRRIYNFFMADNMKKIILSHKKSLFGPQSCKLDVGDLRCLYMATSLTQIDDRIMRKFHDHNSLKEFYEKESCVHYIHNVNVPLLVINSSDDPLVHESLLTIPHTLAEQKENVIFVLTQHGGHMGFFEGAMLFPQPLTWMDKVIIKYANAICQRKKENPHYHQALDCTELKGKA, from the exons ATGGATGTCCATGTGGAACGAAATGTCCAGACCCTCAGACCAGAGATGCCAGCTGTCTTTGATGGCATGAAGCTGGCTGCAGTAGCCACTGTGCTGTACATCATAGTGCGCTGCCTCAACCTAACAAGTCCTTCAGCAGCCCCTAAAATCACCTGTCGAAATACACCTCTTAATCAGTACCTGCTCAAGTCCTGCTCTATCCTAACAAAAGA GTATGTTCCACCATTACTTTGGGGTAAGAGTGGACATTTTCAAACTGTGCTCTATGGAAGGATGGGTCGATTGTCCTCTCCTCAGCCCTGTGGCATGCGCTTGTTTCTTCCAATGCATGATGGAGCTACAGCCACGTTTGACCTTTTTGAGCGAATTGGTGATCATGTAACAGGtg ATGACATAACCATGGTGATCTGCCCAGGGATCGGTAACCACAGTGAGACGCATTATATCCGTACCTTTGTGGATTACTCCCAGAAGCAGGGCTACAGATGCGCTGTACTTAACCACCTGGGAGCTTTGCCAAACATTGAACTCACCTCCCCACGGATGTTCACCTATG GCTGTACCTGGGAGTTTTCAGCCATGGTTAGCTACATCAAACGTACATTGCCCCAGACTTGgctcatcgtggtgggcttcagtcTAGGTGGGAACCTTGTGTGTAAGTTTCTGGGAGAAAACCAAGCCAATCAGGACAGGGTTCTGtgctgtgtcagtgtctgtcagGGCTACTGTGCTCAGAG ggccCATGAAACATTTCTACAGTGGGGCCAGTGCAGGAGGATTTATAACTTCTTCATGGCTGACAATATGAAAAAGATCATCCTGTCCCACAA AAAAAGCTTGTTTGGACCACAGTCCTGCAAACTGGACGTTGGAGATTTAAGATGTCTCTACATGGCCACATCTCTTACGCAGATTGATGACCGCATTATGAG AAAGTTTCATGATCATAATTCTTTAAAAGAATTCTATGAGAAGGAAAGCTGTGTCCATTACATTCACAAT GTTAACGTCCCACTTCTCGTGATTAATTCATCAGATGACCCGCTTGTCCATGAGTCTCTTCTGACTATACCTCACACCCTAGCAG AACAAAAGGAGAATGTAATCTTTGTGCTGACGCAGCACGGCGGGCACATGGGCTTCTTTGAGGGTGCCATGCTTTTCCCTCAGCCTCTTACCTGGATGGACAAAGTCATCATCAAGTATGCCAATGCCATCTGccagaggaagaaggaaaaccCGCATTACCACCAAGCTTTGGACTGTACAGAGCTCAAAGGCAAAGCTTAG